A region from the Diadema setosum chromosome 17, eeDiaSeto1, whole genome shotgun sequence genome encodes:
- the LOC140240787 gene encoding torsin-1A-interacting protein 1-like: MPSSPRLNHKRYNLRKRSSRPNYDETTASENDANNSGSETDSSEHDNTLSGRNPPPAADAPSGMDTSPGPGADTTLTTISGATDEDGNETLSDSLPKASRRRGITRTLEKDDCEVEKLASPAMHRSNQNDTVEEPKGKHEHLPLPDNKQNHIKQGNCVGYFVLIFLLLIVLLILKVYFFNSHDFHDAGANTADISKEISTIPIPERWERLKLELESLKQSHSDIDSNFWDLIVGPSWSHVRGVKSPIRPVVLMLVAQSDSPKLSTVSSAIASLFSRVFSANEESIVEILGNDYFSKESGQAKLAIDTKLRTDFDKGKKVALIQDFDKLPACSILLFHSYCDNEYAPYQDAVLIFTVQLNFTLPLDAGQKLVEESLQEHLAQVWSQCPEELSSDKIMAMHSRVSNNIVYIK, encoded by the coding sequence ATGCCAAGTTCACCTAGACTTAATCATAAACGCTACAACTTAAGAAAGCGTTCATCAAGACCAAACTATGATGAAACCACAGCTTCTGAGAATGATGCAAACAACTCTGGGTCCGAGACTGATTCATCTGAGCATGACAACACGCTTTCTGGAAGAAACCCACCTCCTGCCGCAGATGCACCATCTGGCATGGACACATCACCTGGACCTGGTGCAGACACCACTCTAACTACCATCAGTGGAGCAACTGACGAGGATGGAAATGAAACTCTCAGCGATAGTCTACCTAAAGCATCGAGAAGAAGGGGCATCACAAGAACTTTAGAGAAAGACGATTGTGAAGTGGAAAAGTTGGCTTCTCCTGCAATGCATCGTTCTAACCAAAATGATACAGTGGAAGAGCCAAAGGGGAAGCATGAACATCTACCTTTACCTGATAACAAGCAAAACCATATAAAGCAAGGGAACTGTGTAGGTTATTTTGTacttatatttcttcttctcattGTTCTTCTTATATTAAAGGTATACTTCTTCAACAGTCATGATTTTCATGATGCTGGTGCCAATACTGCTGACATAAGTAAAGAAATTAGCACAATACCAATACCAGAGCGTTGGGAAAGACTCAAACTGGAGCTAGAATCCCTTAAGCAAAGTCACAGTGACATTGACAGTAACTTTTGGGATCTTATTGTGGGTCCGTCATGGAGTCATGTGCGAGGAGTCAAGTCCCCCATTAGACCAGTGGTTTTGATGTTGGTGGCACAGTCTGATTCGCCAAAACTTAGCACAGTTTCATCAGCTATAGCTTCATTATTTTCTAGAGTATTTAGTGCTAATGAAGAAAGTATTGTAGAGATTTTGGGGAATGATTATTTCTCAAAAGAATCTGGCCAAGCAAAGTTAGCAATAGATACCAAACTAAGGACAGACTTTGATAAGGGTAAAAAAGTAGCACTTATTCAGGATTTTGACAAACTTCCAGCATGCTCCATTCTATTGTTCCATAGTTACTGTGACAATGAGTATGCCCCTTACCAAGATGCAGTTCTAATATTTACAGTTCAACTCAATTTTACACTGCCACTGGATGCAGGACAAAAACTTGTAGAAGAATCCCTTCAGGAGCATCTTGCACAGGTGTGGTCACAATGCCCAGAGGAACTTTCCAGTGATAAAATAATGGCTATGCACAGCAGAGTGTCTAATAACATTGTCTACATCAAGTAG
- the LOC140240778 gene encoding torsin-1A-interacting protein 1-like yields MPKSRKSSTTMENKKETITNAGEGSLRGNKEHEDDEGVDVDADQLQGNKKAAGTDAIRQRKGAKQISASTEKNVPTDVLSRPAINRSPSHKGPSHAGPYHDSGSGLESRESRKSRKGRGREEDQHGSTSSQCRSILLVVVVIVALIAIAWWFMYGFSGLDLLQETPKSSSVTEKCTPRKRSDRYDALMQRMTDLKKRFLSMNKMAWNVIGGSSMAHVTEDMNPDNPVVLLLVGHPGADTDVRILASQVADMYAGVFAVHHDASDIAYIEGARLAGQSADDAKLSLDEQLKSGLSGCSKVALVNDFDKVPPCSAILFHAYCDNDSAPYKDAVIILTMMLKEALGKTDFREKSTDEAIRSHLEKRWTKCPEEIPPDKTEAMLSRVANNVVIMK; encoded by the coding sequence ATGCCAAAAAGTCGGAAAAGCTCCACTACGATggagaacaaaaaagaaacaatcacgAATGCTGGAGAGGGAAGCTTACGAGGCAACAAAGAACATGAGGATGACGAGGGGGTAGACGTAGACGCGGATCAATTACAGGGAAACAAGAAGGCGGCTGGGACCGATGCTATTAGACAACGGAAGGGGGCTAAACAAATATCAGCATCAACGGAGAAAAATGTTCCGACAGATGTGCTCTCTCGTCCCGCGATTAATCGTTCTCCATCTCACAAGGGTCCCAGTCATGCTGGTCCGTATCACGATTCCGGCAGTGGTCTCGAGAGTCGAGAGTCGAGAAAGTCGAGAAAGGGGAGAGGAAGGGAAGAGGATCAACATGGATCCACGTCTTCACAATGTCGCAGCATTCTCCTAGTAGTCGTGGTCATAGTAGCATTGATTGCCATTGCATGGTGGTTCATGTATGGTTTCTCTGGGTTGGATTTGCTCCAAGAGACTCCTAAGTCCTCTTCGGTTACAGAGAAGTGCACTCCGAGAAAGCGATCTGATAGATACGACGCTCTCATGCAGAGAATGACGGATCTGAAGAAGCGATTCCTGTCTATGAACAAAATGGCCTGGAATGTGATCGGGGGTTCGTCCATGGCGCACGTCACCGAAGACATGAATCCGGACAATCCCGTGGTACTACTTCTTGTCGGACATCCAGGGGCAGATACGGACGTAAGAATACTCGCTTCGCAGGTCGCAGACATGTACGCCGGAGTCTTCGCTGTCCACCACGACGCGTCAGACATCGCATACATCGAAGGCGCTCGCCTAGCGGGCCAGTCAGCCGACGATGCTAAACTAAGCCTCGATGAACAGCTCAAATCAGGTTTGAGTGGCTGTAGTAAGGTCGCCTTAGTCAATGACTTCGACAAGGTACCTCCATGCTCGGCCATCTTGTTTCACGCTTACTGCGACAACGACAGCGCACCGTACAAGGATGCAGTCATCATCCTGACTATGATGCTGAAAGAGGCACTGGGGAAGACGGACTTTAGAGAAAAGAGTACAGACGAAGCCATCAGAAGTCATCTGGAGAAGCGTTGGACCAAATGCCCGGAAGAAATCCCGCCGGACAAGACAGAAGCAATGCTCAGCCGCGTCGCCAATAATGTCGTAATCATGAAATAA